GTCTTGTGtcttttattatctagtggtATGCTAACcccattttattatttgtttgcaTGTTTTTTTGCTTGTTATAATGTTATTTGTCCTGAGTCGGGATCTATAGAAAACAACTTCTCTCCTTCACACGAAATAGTAGCATGAACTGTGTGCATTTActctccccaaacctcactttgtgggaatacccTGTTATCGTTATATACTAAATTTTAAACATTCTTAGCAAGCAAAATTTCTAGATTCATTACTTCCGACATGATTTGAACCCTTTACTTATCCAGCATGATTATCGAATCCTCTAACTATTAATTAATATGCAAGTATTCAATCACTTAAGCAAGTCTCACTCGGAGAAAAATTCATAATTAGATATTTTAGCTTTCACccctaatttcaaaattaattgatGGTTACTAGTTCTGAACAAGTGGCAGTTGAATAACGTGGCGAGACAAATGTACTGTCCAACCACTAAACCCCGGTACACACACTTGCGCCCCCTCTTTAACTTAGCCTTATATTAAGACCAAGTTCAACCTGACAGCTCCCAAACTCCCTCCTTTCCCAAATAATACATCCTTTTTTCCCGTCTTTAAACAGCAAAAAATCCAACCAGCGAAAGCTCTACTGCATCGAGTTGTCGGCCCTCTTTGTATAATGAAGGCGTCTTATTCTTCTGTGTTACTTGGGAAAGAAGAGAAAAGCtcccctcctcctcctcctcccaAGATGTTTCTGAATCCTGATTTTTTCATGGAggaatggaagaagaagaaggttcAAGATTTTGAGGAACAGAGCAGTGATGGGTTGAAGAAAGTGAAGGCTAATTGGGGGAATGCTTCGATTTTTGGTACATATGGGTGGTCAGAACAACACTCGTCTTCGTCTGGTTTAAGCAGTCCTTTAGGGTCTGAACTTGGTTCGACGGAGACTGACGAAACTGAAAGCGGAGAAGATGAAGATTTTATTGCTCAGTTGACTAGACAAATGGCTGATTATATGCTTAACGACgatgaagaggaagaggaagatgTTTCTGTTGATGAAAATGATGTTGCTGATGACAACAGAGTCATGAACTCCACTCCAAATACTGTTCAGGTTGATTATAAATTCTAAAGATTGCAAGTTTTTGCCTTTTCAGTTGGTGTTAATTGTTTCAATGAATTTGGTTTGCTTTATCAGGCTGTTAGCCCAAATGGGTTGGCTGGAAATTGGTCAAATTACAATTCCATGGAGATATGTTACTATAATCAAGAATCTTTAGGCACATATGTTAAGCCTGGTGGAGACTCATCTGTGAATCATCAAATGAAGAATTCTAGTACAGTATTTTACTCTTGTGATGATTTGAAGAGACCAATTCAAGTAAGAATTCCaaaagttctttttctttttttccttaaaattgctGGTTGGACAAGTAGAGATGCTGAGTAGATGGAAATGAACTTTcaccaataaaataaaaatttagatagTCAGTCAACTGAGTTACTAAAATTGTTCCGAATTTCAATAGTAAACAAGCTCTTGTGGGTTGTTTCTTGATAAGTCTTTACTATCTAACTGACTTGACAATATATCAGTAGCTGACTTTTGCTTTATCTGTAGGTATACCATTTGAAAGACCAACCAACCACAGCGAAACAGAAAAAATCTAGAGGAAAAAGAGTCAAGGGGACGAATACTGAATCAGTACAGAAACTCAAGAATGAAAAAAACAACATGCAGAGTAGTACTTTTACCAATAAAAAAACACTTGGTGGACATGGGCATGGTGGAGATAAGtcttatcatcttcatcatcatccaGCACAAAGTAGTGGAGTAGGGATGAGGGCTATATTTCTAGGAGGAGGAACCGGTTCGATTAACGGGCCTTCTGGAACCGGAGTCTTCTTGCCTCGCACAATTAATAATCCAAATCCAACTACGACAGAACCAAAAAAGAAATCTGGTATGTTCACTGAAtcaaatatctataaaaaaaaaaaaaaaaataccttttttttgttcatttttaattaattgttaCTATAATTCAATGAAACTGTGATTTGTGATTGTACTGTCCACCAATATGGGGCTAAAAAGGACCCCATTTGTGGATGAATCAGTTGAGTTGCGTTTAGACTTTGTCCGCCTACAATATTTACTGGATCAACAAACATGTCACTATCAGCAATCAATTTTTCAGGTTGCCCACATAGTCGTTCCTTCATTTGCTGGTTAGATTCCAGTATATAAGTTTGGTGTCtcaataatttaaattcatgtggaAAAATCTTATATACTTTAAAAAGTGAAACGGTGAAAAGCTTTCGATTAAATTCAACTTTATTACCCAaaattcttttctcttttgtttagcCTAATGCAGTAAAGCTCGTGGAGTCCGAACCCAAAATTCTTACTGCATTGAAAACGGAATGTAGATTTATACTGACATAATTTCCTTTTCAATCCGTCATataataaagttattttctttaattaaaattaatttaactgTGAACCTTTTTAAATTCTTAGTGAATTAATTTATAGCCACAAAAGTAAGTGTATTTTAAAttatagtctttttttttttaatgttataaATCAAGTTAAAAAATGTCACATAGATTGATAGAGGAAAGTAGTTACTGTCCCATTACACCTTTAGGTATCACGTTTTAAAGAACTTGGAAAAATGTTAGGCAGGATCTTATTCCCTCCGTTCAATCTTATATCAcctttttcttatcatatataGGAAAGTATTTAGTTATACATCTTTGATAACGTTGAGATACCTTTATTAGTCTAGttgaacatatatttttttttatctataattATCTAACAAGAAAAGCATAACATTTTGTTTATTAAGATATAAAATGCACAACTTGTAACGAAACTTGGTGTAGTTTGtaaaatcaattatattttaagaaacaaATCAAAGTAATGCCTTGTTTAGGCATGAAATAATCAATTAACCTTCAATAATAGAGTAAACCTTCcatttccattttaatttatgtggtGGAGTTTGATcgactttttaaaatattctagTCTTGAAAACATTGACATTAGAATGCTATTACTATTAAAAGCATGTCGttaagaataaaatgaaaagtttagttaaaaaattttaagtataAGATTGTATCTTTTTTTATGGATGGGTTAATGAAGAAAATAGTATTATATGATTTCTCACAATTTTGATAAACTTTTATGCTTAAATTTATGCTATACGTTGAAAATTATTGAGTGTGAATAAATTATCTCTCTACCACTGATTGTTCTTTCTACCTAAACTTATGACTTCTTTCATGAGAAATAGGTGTGAGGTAATTCAGCAACATAATAACTATAtataattctaaaaataaaataattttaatgttAAAAATGTTAAAGATTGAATTGATAAATCGTAAGTAGTCAGAATCATCTTTTAAGTTAGATACCAAAGTGTAAAGTGGAATTTAATAAAGGAAAATTAGAGAAAGTATCATACTTaatactataattacaataaatagcaacgcttttataaaattataatttatagcaatagtaatattattttactcattaagtAGGTAAACACATGTtttttactctcactactttataTTTTCCTACTTTCACTCCGCTATTTCACCTCTCTcaaatatagtcatatcttttactttatttttcatcttattttttattttattttaattttttttattttcattttattttctctcttctatttctcttttttatttttctttttttattttttttcttttttttcctttgtcatattagaaaataattattttcgtgatcttcaatatttcaaaataaaacatcattacttctttcactctcttatcactctcttatatctctacctattttttgttggttttttttcatcttatttttttattttgatttctttttctttttcatttttttttctttccactttattttctcttctattttttttttcttttatcgttttcttttttttttctttctcatatcgtttttttctttttctattttcgttttcttcgtcttttttctattttattttatttttttatttttcttttatttttacatttctatttctgtttcttcctttttttctttttatatatttgtttttttttttttttttttttattcttctatgtctaacttttattttgaaaagataaatatgtatatcatatacacatattcaaaaaacatacaaaatacatagccatacagatttggatatatatttacaATACAAAACATACGTGTATATTTActaaatacatatcatattcatattaaacagtaacaaacataactataccatatatcttcatatgtatctgcgaaatacaaaggtgactcatataaaataagaatatatatatatatatatatatatatatatatatatagatcatgtatgtattctgtaaatacatatgctgagctatatgtattttatacggtgttgaatttatttttgaattgtacatactatgtcattttagaggatataacatatgtacttatttgttttcttttactgtttaagatatgtatcatgtatttttttattatcgataagtatatgtatataattttcattcttgttataaagattttgtgtcctatatgtttatatatacatgtgagtcagatatgtatttctgtaaatacatatgcaaatatatatgtatgtttttttactgttaatacatatgcagatctgtatgtctatttatattgtatatttttagaatatgtatatatgatatagatattcgtcttttaaaaataatagagatagaagagttttttaaaaaaaatgaaaaataaaaatttaaaaaaagtgaaaagggaaaaaaaaagaagaaagaaaaatagaaactaaaaatagaagtgtaaaaataaaagtgaaagaagaagaagaagaagaagaagaagaagaaaacgaaaaaaaaatatgagaaagagaaaaaaaaaataaaaaaaaggaagagaagtagatgagagaaaataaagtggaaagaaaaaaatgaaaaaaagaagataaaaaattgaaaaaactaccaagaaaaaatatttagagatataaaagaatgatattttaaaattttaaagatcatggaaataataatatttatatttgatttgatttgaaaaaggaatcttctaatttaaataagagtaatttatgtgGATTTAATTATATgggataattatttcttatttaactcaactaatttgagtaaaataagGGCAGTAAatcttattgtatatgtatttgtataacaatagtttacttaaatataaaatacaacttgctatttttcgtaattataaaattatttctataaAAATTACAATTAAGACTCCATAGTTgtcatttttgaaattttatctttaGAAAATATAAGTCAATGATGATTAATGCGAGGTACTATTACATGCGCTATTCTTTTGTGACAGGTACTATTAATGTTTTCTTATACTTTTATCTTGCATAATATTCAACATAAGACGACATTAAATTATAAATAGACAGGTGAAAATGACTTTATTGAGATCTGTAATAATTCCAATCATAGATTCTAATCGATTCTGTGTATGAAAGAGATTAATTTTCTTATCCAAGGGATCTGTATTAGAATCTAAATTAGCCCAATGTAATTACATGAGAATACTATAATTAGTGGGATCCATTTTAGTTGCTTACGGCATCCACGCTAGACAACAACTTACTTATATTTAGGcgtatattatatttttattatatagtgTATTTACGTCTCTCCCCACCACCATTGTCcatttatgttttctttattatgtatatgaattatGATAGGGACATTGTAATAAGTACGTCACGATAAGATGATAATTCttatctattttttccttattttttaccACATAGTGCACCTAATGTTTATCATCATGACTCTTCTTTTGGCATATACAAGTTTTTTTAACTGTGTTCCCTTTTCAAGggttttttatttatgaaattcttCTTATGTGTAATCCATAGGATTCCCACTTAAttgtgtgatttttttttttatcttacgaaaaaataatgccaaattttatatttataggtCTATAAATTTTGAATCTACACAAGGTAAAAAAATCTCACATAATTTATATCAGTTATGTGAGTGAAGCACGTGATAAAATTTTTCGTTTTATCAATTAACACCTTTCATTGAATATCGCGTGAATTTAAaactctaaaaaaatataatttatatcttctatCGTTgtaaaagaaattaattacaaaaaAGATCTTGGTAGAATCTCGTAGTGCTTTCATTTTTATACTTcgaatatttttcattttatccaaataaatttgcTTTTTTATTTCGTTAAGCTATCAATATGAGTGGGTGGTAGTTGCCAGTTGGGGGTCCATATAGATATATAGTATACGAAGAAAAAGGTATCATTATTTGTCGTACGTGAGGATGCAATAGAATAGAGTAAGTACtcctttttgaaatattttcctATCGTCGagaatttatcaaaaatagtctTTTTATCTCTCAAAACATGAGTAAAATTTGCGTGCATGCGACCATTCTCGTACCCTTGTGAGGTCATACCATATATCATATGTTGTATTGTTACTTGTAACCTTCAATTAAACGTTACATACACAATGTATCAAACGTGTACTTTTTAATTAGTTGAAGGTTATATCTGCTAAGTTAGATATTAAACTATTACAATTTGACAGTATTTTAGTTGGTTATGTAAAATATAAGTTAGAAGTTAGGTTTATTGTTTGCAGAATAAGCAAAAGAATATTAGTAGTATAGTTTAACAATCCAAAAGCTAACATGTTAATTCTTTGTTGATGACAAATGGACAGGAAGTTCCACGGTTCTAATACCAGCAAGAGTACTACAAGCTCTGCAACAACACTTCAACCACATGGATGCCTTGTCTCAATCAAACACGTGTGCTGTCTCTTCTTCTCACCTTCCCAAACATGGTAAGTATAAATGGATTTAATATCTCTATACACCCTTCACAAAATAATTTTTGTCCTATCAGATcacttaaaagatataaaatttacGTAATTGGTAAGGTGGTTGTAATGTGACTAGGAGATCATCATGGTTCAAGTTGTGAAAacagtctctttcaaaaatacagGATAGGGTAAGACTGTGCATGATAGACCCTATGGTCCGGCCGAATAGTCTTTTGCAGAAATGCATAGGATTAGTATAATAAACTCTTATGAACTGATTAACAACctctgacataaatgcaataaTGTAAAAAATCATTACgcgtacaacaacaacaaactcagtgtattttCACAATGTGGGGTCTGGTACGCGTAGTTAATCGAATAACGAATTGCAAATTTTCATTAGCATCTTTGACCATGTTTTCCTGTAAATCGAAGAGAAGATATTGAATGATCTGGATTAGAACTAAAGTGTTGTGCACGTTTGTATCATCAAAGGATTGATATATTCTAGATTCTATAGCAAAATTAAAAGATTAGATGATCTGTTTGGTTTGAATCATTAAATGGTTGAAGTATTGATCACgatttgagtttttttatttttttttagggaaaaattTGGTGGCTGGGAAGGGGAAATGGGGGAGGATTCCACGGGAGTAATTGAACCCTCAGCAATAGTATaaaaatttcaaatgatcatacaATCAACCAACTAATCTATTAAGATTCTCTGATCATCATTTGAGTGAATTGCAACCTAGTCAACAAAAAAGATTACACGATCTCCTAGATTTGGACCATTAATATATTGATGCATTCAAGATTTTTAATCCTAAGTTTAAAAAATCATTTGTGGTGATTTAATTGTTTTGCACGTGCAGAGAATGAAACAGAGGATTTGGTTTCTAAGGAAAACCTTGTACGTTCAGAAGACCAAACAAGTGTGGTAAACGACCAAGAGGTGCAACTACCTCAAGAATGGACGTACTAAACATAGTTGATGATGATGGGTTATCAATAATTGTCATTATTTATTGGGAAGCAACTAATAAGGACTAGGGTGCATGTGAAGAATATTCTTATGTCAATTAATAATGGAATCTTTGTGTTTATGTTTTTGTGCTTGTATCTCATAGTACTAAGTCGGGCTTGCTTCTTAGGATAATGTTGTTGTTCTTATGGGAGGgataaatatcttatttatgaTTCCTTGTAGTAATAAAATTGATTGGAGCTAGGTGTGAATCATGTTCCAATTCAAGTATGTAAAAAGCCAAGTGCTAATAAAGTTGTTCCTTTTATATGGTGCGTACAATAAAATATTTTGCCCTAGCAAACCCCCTACAAGaaaatatttctctaatttacATGCGCTTCCCCTTGGTTTGCATTATGATGGATGAGCGAATGAGATCTTTGGCCTAATTCAACCAAGTGAGGAACCCAAATGCTAAGATCatgatgcaaaaaaaaaatagatcatgAAGTTAAGtcgactttaaaaaaaaataaaaaaatagatcatGAAGCTAAGTCAACTCTAAAAAGTGGCTGAAGTGCATTGATATTCTATTTTGACGTTGCCATTTAATCTGTGTccactttttaattaaaattttcatgtgTACTCACTTGGACAACTTTAGACATGCAGTGTTTTAAAGTTGGTCTTGAAAAAATCCAACTTCAGACAATATCTAAAGTTCAAACACATATCATTGAAGTTTAATGAACTTCTACAATTcagttattttttttgtatcaatCTCAATCATATGCTAAAATCCAGGCAAAAATAACTATAGTTTAATTATCTTTACCAgtactttaaataaatatatctgaacttcaaacatatcaaaattttAACTTTAGAATACCTCACCTTATAATCTCCCCGTTTTTTACACGGCAATACCACACAattaaggatacttggtacatagaaatattctttattttttcttgccaAAT
The Capsicum annuum cultivar UCD-10X-F1 chromosome 6, UCD10Xv1.1, whole genome shotgun sequence DNA segment above includes these coding regions:
- the LOC107875510 gene encoding uncharacterized protein LOC107875510; amino-acid sequence: MKASYSSVLLGKEEKSSPPPPPPKMFLNPDFFMEEWKKKKVQDFEEQSSDGLKKVKANWGNASIFGTYGWSEQHSSSSGLSSPLGSELGSTETDETESGEDEDFIAQLTRQMADYMLNDDEEEEEDVSVDENDVADDNRVMNSTPNTVQAVSPNGLAGNWSNYNSMEICYYNQESLGTYVKPGGDSSVNHQMKNSSTVFYSCDDLKRPIQVYHLKDQPTTAKQKKSRGKRVKGTNTESVQKLKNEKNNMQSSTFTNKKTLGGHGHGGDKSYHLHHHPAQSSGVGMRAIFLGGGTGSINGPSGTGVFLPRTINNPNPTTTEPKKKSGSSTVLIPARVLQALQQHFNHMDALSQSNTCAVSSSHLPKHENETEDLVSKENLVRSEDQTSVVNDQEVQLPQEWTY